The Desulfovibrio piger DNA segment AAAGAAGAAAAAGGGCAGCGCCCCCCACAAGGAGAGCGGAGCCGCGGTCCCCGCAGCTGCCGGAGCTGTTGCCGCACCTACCGGTAAGGCGGATGCGGCCGCCGGGCTGGAAGCTGTGGTGGCGGCCAGTGAGGAAGATGACTTTTTGCTGGCCATGAAGCAGGTGACGCCTCTGCAGGGCAAGGGGCGGGACGTGCCGCCCGCAGTGGCCCAGAGCACGCCGCCGCCGTCCGCGGATACCAGCCTGCAGGATTTCCTGGACGGCAAGCTGGAATTTGCCCTGTCCATGACCGATGAATACATGGAAGGCCATGTGGTGGGGCTGGACCAGATGATCATGAACAAGCTGCGCGCCGGAGGCCTGAGCCCCGAGGCGCACCTCGACCTGCACGGCCTCAATGCCCAGCAGGCTTTCGAGACCCTGCGCGGTTTCATGCGCGGCAGCTGGTACAAGGGCCTGCGGACCATTTTGGTGGTGCCCGGCCGCGGCAAGAACTCCCCGGACGGCGTGGGCGTGCTGCGCGGCAAATTGCAGTCCTGGCTCACCCAGGACCCCTTCAAGCGCGTTGTCCTGGCCTTCTGCACGGCCCAGCCGCATGACGGCGGTCCCGGCAGCGTCTATGTGCTGTTGCGCAAATACAAGAAAAAGGGCCGTGTCTACTGGGAGCGGATGCCCGCTGACGCGGATCTTTACGAATAGACAGCGCTGTACGAACTGCGCTGCCCTTGATGACAGGCATAAAAAAAGGACGTCTTCGGACGTCCTTTTTTTATGCCTGTTTTTTGTTCCCTCAAACGCAGGTATGCAGGCTGCAAAGATACTGGCTTGTCCGGCAAGGCGGAAAGCATATGCCTGTCGGCACAGTTGCAGGAGAGGGGGAGCCCCTTGTCCCTTTGTATCCTGGAGGTGGGCACAGGGGCGCCTGCCGTTTCCGCAAGAGACAGGCAGAGGGGCTGCGCTTTAGTCCTGCTCCCGGGGCGTGTCGTCCTCCAGCAGGACAGCCGCATCTCCGAAACTGCGGACCCAGGCGCGCAATTCCGGTTCGCTGCGGGTGGTCAGGGTCAGGATGAGGCCACCATCTTCGCAGTCCTCGATCTGCTGGTTGGTGGCCCAGATGCGCTCCCGTACATAGTCGGCGGCATTGGGGGATACGCGGATATGGAAAGTTCGCGGTTCGTGCCAGGGCAGGCCAAAGCCGCCATGCTCGTCATCGTCGCGGCTGTAACGGACATGGTCCCCGGTCAGCTCCACGTTCTGGATACGATGGACGGCCAGGGTACAGGGATGTTCGACTTCGAGCCCCTCCTCACCCAGCTGGCCGCCCAGCACATACAGGGCATTGTTCATGGCGGCCATGCGTACGGGGATGAAGCGGTGGATTCGCGGCTCCGCCTTGCCCACGGCTTTGTAGCGGATCCGGCAGACGGTCTGGCAGCGGGCGGCCTGGACGAGGCGCTCGATGGTGTCCGCAAAGGGTGTGTAATTGATGCGCCCCTTGATGTAGAAGGCAAAATCGTCCTGATCCTGGAAGTGCGGATCCGCCATGTGCATGGCCAGGCGCTGGATGGTCCTGTCCACACGCTGCAGGGTCTGTTCCGGCAGGATGCCTCCCGCCATGCGGCGGCACA contains these protein-coding regions:
- a CDS encoding helix-turn-helix transcriptional regulator, with protein sequence MPSKLDPDARTGDKLLRLFRKLLFDNRRHFQQDLARELNCSPQTVIRLMEQIESAVGIALEMGTEQRRRWYRLNPGEKGHLGLDFEELRFLTLCRRMAGGILPEQTLQRVDRTIQRLAMHMADPHFQDQDDFAFYIKGRINYTPFADTIERLVQAARCQTVCRIRYKAVGKAEPRIHRFIPVRMAAMNNALYVLGGQLGEEGLEVEHPCTLAVHRIQNVELTGDHVRYSRDDDEHGGFGLPWHEPRTFHIRVSPNAADYVRERIWATNQQIEDCEDGGLILTLTTRSEPELRAWVRSFGDAAVLLEDDTPREQD
- a CDS encoding Smr/MutS family protein — translated: MTDDNSFKNNPFKALEKGRFPQQKKTGAPAAPEKRGKRIARQAAVPADDADASLFLSAMSNVERQSAHGGAARGQGAGQGGFAMEEQCAMPQVKKLKEKKKKGSAPHKESGAAVPAAAGAVAAPTGKADAAAGLEAVVAASEEDDFLLAMKQVTPLQGKGRDVPPAVAQSTPPPSADTSLQDFLDGKLEFALSMTDEYMEGHVVGLDQMIMNKLRAGGLSPEAHLDLHGLNAQQAFETLRGFMRGSWYKGLRTILVVPGRGKNSPDGVGVLRGKLQSWLTQDPFKRVVLAFCTAQPHDGGPGSVYVLLRKYKKKGRVYWERMPADADLYE